The DNA region GTCGCGCGGCGCGCGACGGTCCCGAGCTCTGGTGGCTTCGACACCGCTGGGGTGTCGGATCCACCAAAGCTCGGGGGTGGCGTGGGTGCTCGCCTGGCGTCAGCCCTCGGCGGGGGGCTCGCCGGCGGGTGTGTCGCCGCCGTCGGCGTCCGCCTCCGCGACGTAGTCGGGGCCGATGTAGTTGCCCTGCTCGTCGTAGGCGTGCTCGCCGTACAGGTCCTGGTACTCGGCGGCCACGACCCCGCCTTCGGCCGCCTGCTTGATCGAGAGGGAGATCCGCCGGCGGTCGAGGTCGATGTCGATGATCTTCACCCACAGCTCTTCGCCGGGCGACACGACCTGCTCGGGCGCCTCGACGTGGTGGACCGCCATCTCGGAGATGTGGACGAGCCCCTCGATCCCGTCGCCGACCTGGACGAAGGCCCCGAAGGGCACCAGCTTCGTCACCCGGCCGTACACGAGCTCGCCGACCTGGTGGCTGCTGGCGAACTCCTGCCACGGGTCCTGCTGGGTCGCCTTCAGCGACAGCGAGATGCGCTCGCGGCTGAGGTCGACGTCGAGCACCTGCACGGTCACCTCGTCACCGACCTGCACGACGGAGCTCGGGTGGTCGACGTGCTTCCACGACAGCTCGGACACGTGGACGAGGCCGTCCATGCCACCGAGGTCGACGAACGCGCCGAAGTTCACGACGGACGACACGACGCCCTTGCGGACCTCGCCGGGCTTGAGGTTGGCGAGGAACTCGTCGCGCTGCTCGCGCTGCGTCTCCTCGAGGTACGCGCGCCGAGAGAGCACGACGTTGTTGCGGTTCTTGTCGAGCTCGATGATCTTCGCGTGCAGCGTGCGGCCGACGAACGGGTGCAGGTCGCGCACGCGGCGCAGGTCAACGAGCGACGCGGGCAGGAAGCCGCGCAAGCCGATGTCGAGGATGAGGCCGCCCTTGACGACCTCGATGACCGGACCCTCGACGACGCCCTCGGCCTCCTTCAGCTGCTCGATCTTCCCCCACGCGCGCTCGTACTGCGCGCGCTTCTTCGAAAGGATGAGCCGGCCGTCCTTGTCCTCCTTCTGGAGGACGAGCGCCTCGACCTCCTCGCCGAGCTGGACGACGTCGGCCGGGTTGACGTCGTTGCGGATCGAGAGCTCCTTCGAGGGGATCACGCCCTCGGACTTGTAGCCGATGTCGAGCAGCACCTCGTCGCTGTCGATCTTCACGACCGTGCCCGTCACGAGACCGCCCTCGTCGAACTCGACGATCGTGGCGTCGATCGCGTCCGAGAGGGACTGGCCGCCGAGGTCGTCGAGGACGACCGGCGCGTCCTGGTCGATCTCCGGCGTGCTCGTGTCGGTCGCGCCGTCCGACGCGCCGGGGGTGGTGGAGGCGGTGGCGTTCGCGTCACCGCTCGGGGACGCCTCGGGTGCGGGCGTCCCGCTTGCTTCCGGGACGGCGGTCGTGACCGCCGTCGGCTCCTGCTGCGACAACCTCGGTGCTCCTCTGACAACGGGATCGTCCGTGCCGACGGCACACTGCGCCCCTCGGGTGGTTCGGATGGGGTGCGGTCCGCCGGACGCGGAAGATGGCCCTCGGGCGAGGGCTCGAGCCCAGGCTACAGCGCCACAAGCCCTGGCAGTAGGGGTTACCCCAGTGCGATCGCAGGCGGAGCCCTGCCCGGAGGGCGGGAGGGCGGAGCCGAGAGAGCGATCGAGTCATCAGCGGTGTGCGAGCAGCAGCAGCTCGGGTTCGTCGAGCGACGGCACTCGACGACCGTATCGACCCGGCGTGGAGCCGTGGATCTCGATGTCGGCGAGGCCGACGCTCGCGGCGAGGAGCCGGAGCTCCCGGGCCGTGAAGCAGGTCGTCCAGAGATCGAACTCGCGCTCGTTGCCGTCGTCGTCACGGACGGTCGAGTGTTCGTGGAGCACACCGGTCGTCGCGTCGAAGGACTCCCCTTGCTCGAGGAACCGCACCGCGAAGTAGGAGGAGAAGGCGGTCAGCGCGAGCCCGCCCCCGGGACGGACCGCGCGCACGATGCGGCGCAGCACCTCCTCCTCGTCGCGCCCACCGAGCAGCCCGAACCCACCCTGGCAGAGGCAGACGGCCGCGTCGTACTGCGCGTCGAACGCGAGGTCGCGGACGTCGAGGACGTCGAAGCGCGCGCCGAGCTGCTCGCGTGCTGCGGCCTCGCGCGCGAGCGCGACGAACGTGTCGGACAGGTCGATCCCGTGCACGCGGATCCCGCGCCGCGCGAGCGCGAGCGAATGACGACCGGGCCCGCACCCGACGTCGAGGACCCGCATCCCCGGTGCGAGCGCGAGCGCGTCGGCGAGGAACTCGACCTCCTGCTCCGTCCCCTTCGTGAACGCGTTGCGCAAGTACGCGCGCCCGAGGAAGTCCGCAACCTCGTTGAACCAGGGACCGTCTGGAGCGCGTGAGGACATCACCGGATGATCGGTGGTCCCGACGGCGTCGGCATCCCGGCTGTCCGGTCGTAGCCCGCCACGCCACGGGGGCGGAAGCCCTTCGTCACCGCGTACGCCTCGTACGTCGTTCGCGACGCGGTCCAGCACCACGCCGCGAACGCGGTCGGCGGCGCATCGGGGAACGCGTCCGCCGTGACGTGCGCGCCGAGCGGACCGCCCGATAGGGCACGCACGTCCCCGACCGTCGTTGCCGAGCTGCTCACGATGTGCCGGTGCAGCGAGCTCTCGCAGAGTGACGCCGCGCGCGAGCGCGCGCTCGGATGACCGCCGGAGCACGCACCGACCGCGATGGCGGCCACCACCGCGACGGACGCAACGCGCGGACGTGAGCTCGCGATCGTCACGCGGTCTCCGCGACGTCGCCGAGGATCATCGTCTGCGGGACGCCGTCGAGTGCCGGCGCGTTCTCCGGGACGGCCCAGACGCGCTCCTTCAGGAAGCGCAGGAACGCGCTCGCCTCGTCGACCGTCGCGAAGTCGAGATCGACGACGATGGAATGCGGATCGTCGACGGGCTGTCGGAGCCGTTCGGCGCGCACACCGGCCTGCCGTCTCGCGTCGGCGAACGCGTCGAACGCCGACCGCCACGTGTCGAGATCCGTGATCGCGTGCTCGATGTGCAGGGTGACCATGCTCGCCGCCTTCCGCCGCGTGGATACAGACGCATCTTGACGCGTGGCCGGGCCGGCGGTTGCGGGTTGTCGCGGCCCGCACGATGATGGCCGCGGTCCGCGTCTGCCGGGGGGTGGGTCAGGACACGGCATCGGGGTCGTCGTGCGCTCGTCGTCATCGTCGCCGCGCTCGCGCTGGCGTGTTCGGCGTGCGGCTGGCTGGACGTCGCGGGCAATCCCGTCCACACCGGCTTCAACGCGGCGGAGCGCGCGGTCCGCTCGGACGACTGGACGACGCTGCACCGTGTCTGGACCGCGCAGGTCGAGCCTGCGTCGACGACGAACACCCCGTCGTCGGTCGCCGTCTCCGGCAACCGGGTGTTCATCCACAGCGACGCCGGCCAGCTGCAGGCGTACGCAGCGGACGGATCGACGAACTGCTCCGGCACGCCGACGGTCTGCAACCCGCTGTGGACCGCGTCCGCGGGTGGCGCGTCGTCGCTGCCGGTGACGACGGATCCGGCAACGGACGGGACGACGGTGTTCATCGGCGGCGCCGACGGCACGCTCTACGCGTTCGACGCAACCGGGACGACGGACTGCACGGGCACAACGCCGCGCACGTGTGCACCGCTCTGGCAGGCGGCAGCCCCCGACGAGTACGGCGGAATCGGCAACCTGCCTGCGCCCGCGGTCACGAGCTCCTTCGTGTACTACCCCGTCGGCGACGCGCTCGACGCGTTCGACCCGGCCGGCCAGAACGGCTGCTCCGGCACGCCGGTCACCTGCACACCGCTGTGGACGGGCGACGTCGGAGCGGCGGCGACCGACGGGTGGCCCGTCGTCTCGGGGAACGTCGTGTACCAAGCGGCAGGTGCGAACCCGAGCAACGTCTTCGCGTTCGACGCCGCCGGATTGCGCAACTGCGCGGGCACGCCCACCACGTGCGCACCGTTGTGGACCGATCAGACGAAGTCGAGCTTCGCGGTCACGCCCGCGATCGGGCCCGACGGCAACCTGTATGCCGGCTTCTGCGAGCTCGACGAGTTCTCGACCGACGGGACGACGGGGTGCAGCGGCACGCCGGTCGTCTGCAACCCGTTGCACACGGCGTTGCTGAACAACGGGCTCACGCTCGCGCCCTCGCTCGCCGACGACGTCGTCGTCCTCGGCGTCTTCAACTTCAACACCGCAGGGACCATCGAGGCGTTCCAGCAGGGGACGCTCAGCCCGATCGGCACACCCGTCGCCCTCGGGCCGCCGAACGTGAACCAGCTCCCCGGCCTGCTCGCGATCTCGAACGGCAAGGTCTTCGAGAGCACCAGCAACGGCGACCTCCAGGCTTGGGCACCCGACAGCTGACGCCATCGTCCGCGCGGATGATTCGTCTGCGTCAGGCTCAACGCCCCGCGCAGCCAGACGACGAGAGCGGCATGGAGATGAACGGGGTTGCCATCGCAGAGGCGGTGCTCGACGCGGAGCGCAACGTCTACGCGCCGCACGAGCGGGTGTGGATCCGGAACCGCGCGGACGAGATGCGCGAGGCGTTCGAGCGCGCCGGTCTCGACGCGTCCGAGGAAGCGGCGCGCCTCGTGCTCGACATCGACAAGATCCTCTCCAGCGGCGAGGACGAGGCCGACTGGCGCCGCGTCCGCTACGCCGCCGCGCTCGTCGCGACGACGCCGACGGGCCCGTCCGACTACGCGACCGCGGCCTGATCCCGCTCGCGTTCCGCGTCGCGAGCACCGACCCGAGCACCGGCGACGGCGGCGAGCAGCAACAGCGACTGCGTCACGCTGACGACACGCGTCACCTCGACCCACAACCTCCAGACGCTCGTCCCGAGACAGGGAACGAACGCGCACATCCAGATCGCGCCGTCACGCACCGGGAACCACCGCCGCTCACGCCAGACGTACCACCCGAGCACGAGCGTGCCGAGCGCACCGGCGAGTGCGAGCAACGCCTGAGCAGGGACCGCGCCTCCATAGCTGCGCGCGATGCCGACGAACGGGAGCGCCAGCGCGTTGCGCCGTGACCCCGCCGGGTCCGTGAAGGGGAACGTCCCGATCCGCACGCGCAGCCAGCAGCACCACGCGGCGTACGGGACGACGACGAGCGACCAGTCGCGTACTGCGACCCGTCCGCGTCGACGGACGTCACGCCACACCACCGGGACGAACGCGAGGAGGCTGACCTCGCGCGCGAGGACCACGGCCGCGGCAAGCACGCGCGCGAGCCCGCGGCGGTCGTCGGTCCACGCGAGGTACGACGCGAGAACGAGGGCAAGGACGAGCGACTCCGACACGAGATGCGGCGTCCGGAGCCACATCAGCGTGTACGGCGTCGCGAGCACGACGAGGCCGAGCCACACCGACCGTCCGTACCGCACGCACAGCTCGCATGCAGTCGCGACCGCGGCGCCCCACCCGATCGCGACGACGACGGGCAGCGTCACCGTCGTCGCGGGGGCATGCCCGAGCGCGAGCACCCACGCGGCGAGCGGCAGCGTGATGCGACCGAAGCGGTACGCCGTCCCGTCGATCCCCCACCTTCCGTGTTGGAACCCGTGCAACGTCGACGCGTTCCCGAACGGGTCACGCGCGATCGCCGCGAACGACGCGCCGTCGCTCTGCAGCATGTGGATCCGGCCACCGGTCGCGGCCGACAGCGCGAGGACGGCGCCGGCGCCGAGTGCGACTGCGAACCCGATGAGCAGCGGCGTGCGCGAGACGAACGGGCGGTGCGCTACTTCGCGTCCGCCCACGTCGGGCCGAACCCGACGTCGACCCGCAACGGCACCCGCAGCTCGCACACGGCCTCCATCACGTCGCGGACGAGCTTCTCGACCGCGTCGCGCTCCTCGAACGGGACCTCGAGCACGAGCTCGTCGTGCACGGTGAGGAGCATCCGGCTCCGGTGACCCGCGTCCTCCAGTGCTGTATCGAGCCGAACCATGGCGAGCTTGAAGATGTCGGCGGCCGACCCCTGCACCGGGGCGTTCTGGGCCATCCGCTCACCCATCTGGCGGATGCGGAAGTTGTCGGAGGCCAGCTCCGTGATCTGACGGCGCCGCCCGAAGATCGTGGTCGTGTAGCCGCGGGCCCGGGCCTCGCGCACGGTCTGCTCCATGTACGCCTTCACCTTCGGGAAGGACTCGAAGTAGGCGTCGAGGATCTCGCGGGCCTGCTCGGTCGGGATGTCGAGCCGCTGCCCGAGGCCGTAGGCCTCCATCCCGTAGGCGAGGCCGTAGTTGACGACCTTGGCGAACCGGCGCTGGAACGCGTCGACGTCGGCCTCGTCCACGCCGAACACGCGCGACGC from Acidimicrobiia bacterium includes:
- the rpsA gene encoding 30S ribosomal protein S1, whose product is MDQDAPVVLDDLGGQSLSDAIDATIVEFDEGGLVTGTVVKIDSDEVLLDIGYKSEGVIPSKELSIRNDVNPADVVQLGEEVEALVLQKEDKDGRLILSKKRAQYERAWGKIEQLKEAEGVVEGPVIEVVKGGLILDIGLRGFLPASLVDLRRVRDLHPFVGRTLHAKIIELDKNRNNVVLSRRAYLEETQREQRDEFLANLKPGEVRKGVVSSVVNFGAFVDLGGMDGLVHVSELSWKHVDHPSSVVQVGDEVTVQVLDVDLSRERISLSLKATQQDPWQEFASSHQVGELVYGRVTKLVPFGAFVQVGDGIEGLVHISEMAVHHVEAPEQVVSPGEELWVKIIDIDLDRRRISLSIKQAAEGGVVAAEYQDLYGEHAYDEQGNYIGPDYVAEADADGGDTPAGEPPAEG
- a CDS encoding methyltransferase domain-containing protein, yielding MSSRAPDGPWFNEVADFLGRAYLRNAFTKGTEQEVEFLADALALAPGMRVLDVGCGPGRHSLALARRGIRVHGIDLSDTFVALAREAAAREQLGARFDVLDVRDLAFDAQYDAAVCLCQGGFGLLGGRDEEEVLRRIVRAVRPGGGLALTAFSSYFAVRFLEQGESFDATTGVLHEHSTVRDDDGNEREFDLWTTCFTARELRLLAASVGLADIEIHGSTPGRYGRRVPSLDEPELLLLAHR
- a CDS encoding PQQ-binding-like beta-propeller repeat protein, with the protein product MHRVWTAQVEPASTTNTPSSVAVSGNRVFIHSDAGQLQAYAADGSTNCSGTPTVCNPLWTASAGGASSLPVTTDPATDGTTVFIGGADGTLYAFDATGTTDCTGTTPRTCAPLWQAAAPDEYGGIGNLPAPAVTSSFVYYPVGDALDAFDPAGQNGCSGTPVTCTPLWTGDVGAAATDGWPVVSGNVVYQAAGANPSNVFAFDAAGLRNCAGTPTTCAPLWTDQTKSSFAVTPAIGPDGNLYAGFCELDEFSTDGTTGCSGTPVVCNPLHTALLNNGLTLAPSLADDVVVLGVFNFNTAGTIEAFQQGTLSPIGTPVALGPPNVNQLPGLLAISNGKVFESTSNGDLQAWAPDS